One Setaria italica strain Yugu1 chromosome I, Setaria_italica_v2.0, whole genome shotgun sequence DNA window includes the following coding sequences:
- the LOC101761525 gene encoding protein JINGUBANG, whose translation MNSAGEQEPSQIQHEPAGAMLSQAVSLSSQPSLPSLPSLGPRDQSVIPSLHQCLATLRAHSSYVSALAVDGDSLYSASSDGRIRVWPLDGGASGGQEQQQDDSGGSATVVAACDSSVKCLLAMGDGLVLSSHQDGKIRAWRAGSRKDGSRRLAPRAVLPTCVDRLRTFLLPWSYVQVRRHRWRTWVHHVDAATALAVSPDGALLYSASWDRSLKAWRLPGFQCAESVAAAHDDAINALAVSPDGHVYTGSADKKIKAWRRQPERRSKHVLVQTMERHRSAVNALALGVDGKVLYSGACDRSVVVWERAGDGRMEATGTLRGHKKAILCLAAAGDVVCSGSADRTVRVWRRGAENTGYTCLAILEGHGAPVKSLTLVYGRDRGSFGGGGGGSALVCSGALDGEVKIWSVLVPCLLER comes from the coding sequence ATGAATTCCGCCGGTGAGCAAGAGCCGAGCCAAATCCAACATGAGCCTGCGGGAGCTATGCTCTCCCAGGCCGTGTCGCTCTCGTCGCAGCCGAGCCTGCCTTCTCTGCCGTCGCTAGGCCCCCGCGACCAAAGCGTAATCCCTTCCCTCCACCAATGCCTCGCCACCCTCAGAGCCCACTCCTCCTACGTctccgccctcgccgtcgacggcgactCGCTGTACAGCGCCTCGTCGGACGGCCGCATCAGGGTGTGGCCATTGGACGGCGGCGCGAGCGGAgggcaggagcagcagcaggatgACAGCGGTGGCAGCGCTACGGTCGTCGCCGCGTGCGACAGCTCCGTGAAGTGCCTTCTCGCCATGGGCGACGGTCTCGTCCTCAGCTCCCACCAGGACGGCAAGATCAGGGCATGGCGCGCCGGCAGCCGGAAGGACGGGTCCCGGCGCCTCGCCCCGCGCGCCGTCCTGCCGACCTGCGTCGACCGGCTGCGGACGTTCCTGCTCCCGTGGAGCTACGTGCAGGTCCGGCGTCACCGGTGGCGCACCTGGGTGCACCACGTGGACGCGGCCACCGCGCTCGCCGTGTCCCCGGACGGCGCGCTCCTGTACTCAGCGTCGTGGGACCGGAGCCTCAAGGCGTGGCGGCTGCCGGGGTTCCAGTGCGCGGAGTCCGTCGCAGCCGCGCACGACGACGCCATCAACGCGCTTGCGGTGTCCCCCGACGGGCACGTGTACACGGGCTCGGCCGACAAGAAGATCAAGGCGTGGAGGCGCCAGCCGGAGCGGAGGAGCAAGCACGTGCTCGTGCAGACGATGGAGCGGCACAGGTCGGCGGTGAACGCGCTCGCTCTGGGGGTCGACGGGAAGGTGCTCTACTCCGGCGCGTGCGACCGGTCGGTCGTGGTGTGggagcgcgccggcgacgggcgcATGGAGGCCACCGGCACGCTCAGAGGGCACAAGAAGGCGATCCTTTgcctggcggcggccggggacgtGGTATGCAGCGGCTCGGCGGACAGGACggtgagggtgtggaggaggggagcggagaACACGGGGTACACTTGCCTGGCTATCCTGGAAGGCCACGGCGCGCCTGTGAAGAGCTTGACGTTGGTGTACGGACGTGACCGCGGTTCgttcggtggcggcggcggcggttctgCGCTTGTCTGCAGCGGCGCATTGGATGGTGAAGTGAAGATTTGGAGCGTGCTTGTTCCTTGCTTGCTTGAGAGATAA